In Flavobacterium sp. CBA20B-1, one DNA window encodes the following:
- a CDS encoding CinA family nicotinamide mononucleotide deamidase-related protein produces MKAAIITIGDELLIGQVVDTNSVFIGQQLEAIGCKVIEKIAVSDTFHQIIETFEKYQNKVDLVIITGGLGPTKDDITKKTFAHYFNDELVMNTAVLDHVTQLIANYYNRPLNEMNRLQALVPSRCEVLFNDVGTAPGMLMVKEQTVFVSLPGVPYEMKYLITEKLFPYIKKHFQLDAIVHKTVLTVGIGESMLAEKIALWEDSLQLQNIHLAYLPQFGLVRLRLSKTGDSVEEITQEIDEKIKELQQLIPTFFIGVTNTDTLFDEVVQLLKKSGLTLATAESCTGGSIAQKLTSIEGASAYFKGSAVTYATESKVNVLGVQQQTIDTYSVVSQEVAKEMAVGAKKIFQTDLAIATTGNAGPLKGDADAEVGTVCIAFVYEDKVESFTYNFGKPRHKVIQAAVEKTWLLLYQYIRLQIKST; encoded by the coding sequence ATGAAAGCAGCAATTATAACCATTGGCGATGAGCTGTTGATAGGGCAGGTGGTTGATACAAACAGTGTTTTTATAGGGCAACAGTTAGAAGCAATTGGCTGTAAAGTGATTGAAAAAATAGCTGTTTCGGATACATTTCATCAAATTATTGAAACATTTGAAAAATACCAAAACAAAGTTGATTTAGTGATTATTACGGGTGGTTTAGGTCCCACAAAAGACGATATCACCAAAAAAACTTTTGCCCACTATTTTAATGATGAATTAGTGATGAATACGGCTGTTTTAGATCATGTAACCCAACTCATTGCCAACTATTACAACCGACCGTTAAACGAAATGAACCGATTGCAGGCTTTAGTGCCTTCAAGATGCGAAGTGCTTTTTAACGATGTGGGCACCGCTCCGGGTATGTTAATGGTTAAAGAACAAACGGTTTTTGTGTCATTGCCCGGCGTTCCATACGAAATGAAATATTTAATTACCGAAAAGTTGTTTCCCTATATAAAAAAACACTTTCAGTTAGATGCGATCGTGCACAAAACCGTGCTTACAGTAGGTATTGGTGAAAGTATGTTGGCTGAAAAAATAGCGCTTTGGGAAGACAGTTTGCAGCTTCAAAACATTCATTTGGCTTATCTGCCACAGTTTGGTTTGGTGCGCTTGCGATTGAGCAAAACAGGTGATTCTGTTGAAGAAATAACTCAAGAAATTGATGAGAAGATTAAGGAGTTGCAACAATTAATTCCTACATTTTTCATTGGTGTAACAAATACCGATACGTTGTTTGATGAGGTGGTGCAATTGCTAAAAAAGAGCGGTTTAACGCTTGCAACAGCCGAAAGTTGCACAGGAGGAAGTATTGCTCAAAAACTCACATCTATAGAAGGAGCTTCGGCTTATTTTAAAGGCAGTGCCGTTACCTATGCAACAGAATCGAAGGTAAATGTTTTAGGTGTTCAGCAACAAACAATCGATACTTATAGTGTGGTAAGCCAAGAAGTTGCCAAAGAAATGGCAGTTGGTGCAAAAAAAATATTTCAAACAGATCTTGCCATAGCAACTACTGGTAATGCCGGTCCGCTAAAAGGTGATGCCGATGCAGAAGTAGGAACCGTTTGTATTGCATTTGTGTATGAGGATAAAGTAGAAAGCTTTACTTACAATTTTGGAAAACCACGCCACAAAGTAATTCAAGCAGCTGTTGAAAAAACATGGTTGCTTTTGTATCAATATATAAGATTGCAAATAAAATCAACCTAA
- the rpmB gene encoding 50S ribosomal protein L28, with the protein MSRVCQITGKRAMVGNNVSHAMNKTKRKFSVNLVKKRFYIAEEDRWVTLKVSTSALKTINKKGIAAVLKDAKASGLLK; encoded by the coding sequence ATGTCAAGAGTTTGTCAAATTACAGGAAAGCGCGCGATGGTTGGAAACAATGTATCACACGCTATGAACAAAACTAAGAGAAAGTTTTCTGTTAACTTAGTTAAAAAGCGTTTCTACATCGCTGAAGAGGATAGATGGGTTACTTTAAAAGTATCAACATCTGCATTAAAAACAATTAACAAAAAAGGTATTGCTGCAGTTCTTAAAGATGCTAAAGCAAGTGGATTATTAAAATAA
- the rpmG gene encoding 50S ribosomal protein L33, producing MAKKAKGNRIQVILECTEHKATGLPGTSRYITTKNKKNTPDRMEIKKFNPILKKVTVHKEIK from the coding sequence ATGGCAAAGAAAGCAAAAGGAAACAGAATCCAAGTAATTTTAGAATGTACAGAGCATAAAGCAACCGGATTACCAGGTACATCGCGTTACATTACTACAAAAAACAAAAAGAATACTCCAGATAGAATGGAAATCAAAAAATTCAATCCTATCTTAAAGAAAGTAACAGTTCATAAAGAAATTAAATAA
- a CDS encoding DUF4295 domain-containing protein: MAKKTVATLQGGSKKLTKAIKMVKSPKSGAYTFVETVLAPELVDEFLAKK; encoded by the coding sequence ATGGCAAAGAAAACCGTAGCAACATTACAAGGAGGTTCAAAGAAATTAACCAAAGCTATTAAAATGGTTAAATCTCCAAAATCAGGCGCTTACACGTTTGTAGAGACCGTATTGGCTCCTGAATTAGTGGATGAATTTTTAGCAAAAAAATAA
- the ftsY gene encoding signal recognition particle-docking protein FtsY — protein sequence MSFFKRLFSSEKKETLDKGLEKSKTSFFDKLSKAVAGKSKVDDDVLDDLEDVLITSDVGVNTTLKIINRIEKRVAEDKYLGTDELNKILREEISGLLSETQSGEATEFEVPKDKKPYVIMVVGVNGVGKTTTIGKLAYQFKKAGHKVVLGAADTFRAAAIDQLQIWADRVQVPIVKQQMGSDPASVAFDTLESAVAQNADVVIIDTAGRLHNKVGLMNELTKVKRVMQKVIGDAPHDVMLVLDGSTGQNAFEQAKQFTAATEVSSLAVTKLDGTAKGGVVIGISDQFQIPVKYIGVGEGIEDLQVFNKYEFVDSFFK from the coding sequence ATGAGTTTTTTTAAGCGTTTATTTTCATCAGAAAAGAAAGAAACACTTGATAAAGGGCTTGAGAAATCAAAAACCTCTTTTTTTGATAAATTATCAAAAGCGGTTGCCGGTAAATCAAAAGTAGATGATGATGTTTTAGATGATTTGGAAGATGTGTTAATCACTTCAGATGTTGGTGTGAATACCACTTTAAAAATTATCAATCGAATTGAAAAGCGTGTTGCCGAAGATAAATATTTAGGAACCGATGAGCTGAACAAAATTTTGCGCGAAGAAATTTCGGGATTGCTTTCGGAAACCCAATCGGGCGAAGCTACAGAATTCGAAGTACCAAAAGATAAAAAGCCATATGTAATAATGGTTGTTGGTGTGAATGGCGTTGGAAAAACCACCACAATTGGCAAATTGGCGTATCAGTTCAAAAAAGCAGGACACAAAGTGGTTTTAGGTGCGGCAGATACGTTTCGTGCGGCGGCAATTGACCAATTGCAAATTTGGGCAGATCGCGTGCAAGTACCTATCGTAAAACAGCAAATGGGGTCAGATCCGGCTTCGGTTGCTTTTGATACCTTAGAATCGGCAGTGGCGCAAAATGCCGATGTGGTAATTATTGATACCGCTGGACGTTTGCATAACAAAGTAGGTTTAATGAACGAACTTACAAAGGTGAAACGCGTAATGCAAAAGGTTATTGGCGATGCACCACACGATGTGATGTTGGTTTTAGACGGATCAACCGGACAAAACGCGTTTGAACAAGCAAAACAATTCACGGCAGCAACAGAAGTATCTTCTTTAGCAGTCACAAAATTAGACGGTACAGCAAAAGGCGGCGTGGTGATTGGTATTTCAGATCAATTTCAAATTCCGGTAAAATACATCGGAGTGGGCGAGGGTATTGAAGATTTGCAAGTGTTTAATAAATACGAATTCGTAGATTCATTCTTTAAATAA
- a CDS encoding DUF721 domain-containing protein codes for MNNKKFNPHKRLHEESSVQNVLGKMIEGYNLEKGFDKLNVREAWINLLGPGIANYTQQIELRKNTLFVSLSSDVLREELSYGIDKIIKMINESLGKEIVKKIILK; via the coding sequence ATGAATAACAAAAAATTCAATCCTCACAAAAGATTACACGAAGAATCATCTGTACAAAATGTTTTGGGAAAGATGATTGAAGGATACAATCTAGAGAAAGGTTTTGATAAATTAAACGTTCGCGAAGCATGGATCAATTTGCTAGGACCAGGAATTGCAAACTACACCCAACAGATTGAACTGCGCAAAAACACCTTATTCGTGTCGCTTTCATCCGATGTGCTTAGAGAAGAGTTAAGCTACGGAATTGATAAAATAATAAAAATGATCAATGAAAGCTTGGGAAAGGAAATTGTAAAAAAAATAATTTTAAAATAA
- a CDS encoding T9SS type A sorting domain-containing protein translates to MNRKILLAAVLLASISVHAQSFNNRASFWLKPNKTNNTAQMFNKNAAVNGNSNQSLTTSIGAGDSNFYMVFKSEDGIEKDLMNFTFTCAQHAVTTHNINYHDASTIDQKRRTGAIVKYGFNYPNATGDKNYVTIIDTPNDLTDVYEVIYVNDTFTELDHQQIQTYLSIKYGISLIDNANYVDANGKQIWNHQLNPAYNNTITGLGRSDYFGLNKLETVNSVDKRLAISSDGFANNEYLFVGSINEKTNFVKENDAEILDSSWLVQTNKKPAVANLRFNLGALKNTGTYQLAINPSATTFENDANVLRVEGKVQGNELVFENVVFDTDGNGYDTFSIVHTTQSKQTTKPEIVSNLDSKVNAYPNPARINETVNVTYNFGKPTNLNIHVFTLDGKLVSKKEVNNIESYVFDTTFSSNGVYLIVSTYNGEVTTNRIIVK, encoded by the coding sequence ATGAATAGAAAAATACTTTTAGCAGCAGTTTTATTAGCGTCGATTTCCGTACATGCGCAAAGCTTTAACAATCGTGCGTCATTTTGGTTAAAGCCAAATAAAACAAATAACACCGCGCAAATGTTCAACAAAAATGCAGCAGTAAATGGCAATAGCAATCAGTCATTAACGACCTCAATTGGTGCTGGAGATTCTAATTTCTATATGGTTTTCAAATCAGAAGACGGTATTGAAAAAGATTTGATGAACTTTACGTTTACGTGTGCTCAACACGCCGTTACCACTCATAATATTAATTACCACGATGCATCTACAATCGATCAAAAAAGAAGAACAGGTGCTATCGTTAAATATGGTTTTAACTATCCAAATGCCACAGGTGATAAGAATTATGTAACCATTATTGATACTCCGAATGATTTAACCGATGTGTATGAGGTAATCTATGTAAATGATACGTTTACCGAATTAGATCATCAGCAAATTCAAACGTATCTATCTATTAAATATGGAATTTCATTGATTGATAATGCCAATTATGTAGATGCAAACGGAAAACAAATTTGGAACCACCAATTGAATCCAGCCTATAACAATACCATTACAGGGTTGGGAAGAAGTGATTATTTTGGTTTAAACAAATTGGAAACAGTAAATTCTGTTGATAAGCGTTTAGCAATCAGCAGTGATGGGTTTGCGAATAACGAGTATCTTTTTGTTGGATCAATTAACGAAAAAACAAACTTTGTTAAAGAAAACGATGCAGAAATTTTAGATTCTTCATGGTTGGTTCAAACCAATAAAAAACCAGCGGTTGCAAACTTGCGTTTCAATTTAGGAGCTTTAAAAAACACTGGAACGTATCAATTGGCGATTAACCCGTCAGCAACTACTTTTGAGAATGATGCGAACGTGTTGCGTGTTGAAGGAAAAGTACAAGGCAATGAATTGGTTTTTGAAAACGTAGTTTTTGATACAGATGGCAATGGTTATGATACTTTTTCAATAGTGCATACTACACAATCTAAACAAACTACAAAACCAGAAATTGTATCTAATTTAGATTCAAAAGTTAACGCGTATCCAAACCCGGCGCGCATCAACGAAACGGTAAATGTAACTTACAATTTTGGAAAACCAACCAATTTGAATATTCATGTCTTCACATTAGATGGCAAATTAGTAAGTAAAAAAGAGGTAAATAACATAGAAAGTTATGTTTTTGATACCACATTCTCGTCAAATGGAGTATATCTGATTGTATCAACCTATAACGGTGAGGTTACCACAAACCGAATCATTGTAAAATAA
- the idi gene encoding isopentenyl-diphosphate Delta-isomerase: MTEEQVILVNEKDQPIGLMPKMQAHQEALLHRAFSVFILNDKNEIMLQQRAAHKYHSPMLWTNTCCSHQRDGETNIQAGTRRLQEEMGFTASLEEVFSFIYKVPFDNGLTEHEFDHVMVGYYNQKPEINKEEVENWKWMSAEAIKSDMQVHPEHYTEWFKIIFDKFYHYIQQVQKK; encoded by the coding sequence ATAACCGAAGAACAAGTAATTTTAGTAAACGAAAAAGATCAGCCCATTGGTTTAATGCCCAAAATGCAAGCACACCAAGAAGCATTATTGCACCGTGCGTTTTCGGTTTTTATATTGAACGATAAAAACGAAATTATGCTGCAACAACGCGCTGCTCACAAATACCATTCTCCGATGTTGTGGACCAACACTTGTTGTAGCCATCAACGCGATGGCGAAACCAATATTCAAGCCGGAACCCGCCGTTTGCAAGAAGAAATGGGATTTACCGCAAGTTTGGAAGAAGTTTTTTCATTTATCTACAAAGTGCCGTTTGACAATGGATTAACCGAACATGAATTTGATCATGTAATGGTGGGATATTACAATCAAAAACCCGAAATCAACAAAGAAGAAGTAGAAAATTGGAAATGGATGAGCGCCGAAGCAATTAAAAGCGATATGCAGGTGCATCCAGAACATTATACCGAATGGTTCAAAATTATTTTTGATAAATTTTACCATTACATTCAACAAGTTCAGAAAAAGTAA
- a CDS encoding 6-pyruvoyl trahydropterin synthase family protein codes for MRVTVCRKAHFNAAHRLYRKDWTDEKNELIFGKCNNPNFHGHNYELIVEVTGTVNPETGYVIDIKELSDLIYEEVELPFDHKNLNIDVPDFKDLNPTAEHIAYVIWNKLRKRLPLKLDLDVTLYETPRNFVKYCGL; via the coding sequence ATGAGAGTTACAGTTTGCAGAAAAGCACATTTTAACGCAGCACACCGTTTGTACAGAAAAGATTGGACCGACGAGAAAAACGAATTGATTTTCGGCAAGTGCAACAACCCCAATTTTCACGGTCATAATTATGAACTTATAGTAGAGGTAACCGGTACGGTGAATCCAGAAACAGGCTATGTGATTGATATAAAAGAGTTAAGCGATTTGATTTATGAAGAAGTAGAGCTTCCTTTTGATCATAAAAACTTAAATATAGATGTGCCCGATTTTAAAGATTTGAATCCAACGGCAGAACATATAGCTTATGTCATTTGGAACAAATTGCGAAAACGCCTGCCATTAAAACTAGATTTAGATGTAACGTTGTATGAAACCCCAAGAAATTTTGTAAAGTATTGTGGTTTATGA
- a CDS encoding type I phosphomannose isomerase catalytic subunit, with protein sequence MNSTPKHINKHNLQSKFKSYPLYFQPILKERIWGGEKLKALGKKIPSKNIGESWEISMIDTDVNVVTNGIYQEKNLAELIHLYPNEILGTKVYQKYGTQFPLLFKFLDAKTDLSIQLHPNDELAKKRHNSFGKTEMWYIMQADDDARIILGFKKDSSPEEYIQHLQNKTLPNVLQEYYVQKGDVFFIETGTIHAIGGGILLAEIQQTSDITYRVYDWDRVDDQGNERELHVDLALEAINYKNKDPKIQYQKKENEAINLVDCPFFTTKIVSLTSLYEVAKNSDCFLVYICTEGSAQLTANNETFQVQQGTTILVPAQLTNFAFTGNATLLEVFINEI encoded by the coding sequence TTGAATTCGACACCCAAACATATAAATAAGCACAACCTCCAATCAAAATTTAAAAGCTATCCGCTTTATTTTCAGCCTATTCTGAAAGAACGAATTTGGGGTGGCGAGAAATTAAAGGCATTAGGCAAAAAAATTCCAAGTAAAAATATAGGAGAAAGTTGGGAAATTTCTATGATAGATACCGATGTAAATGTGGTTACAAACGGTATTTATCAAGAAAAAAACCTGGCCGAATTGATTCATTTGTATCCCAATGAAATATTAGGAACAAAAGTATATCAAAAATACGGCACGCAATTTCCTTTGTTGTTTAAGTTTTTAGATGCCAAAACCGATTTGTCTATTCAGTTGCATCCAAACGATGAATTGGCAAAAAAACGCCACAATTCATTTGGCAAAACAGAAATGTGGTATATTATGCAAGCCGACGACGATGCACGGATTATTTTAGGATTTAAAAAGGATAGTTCGCCCGAAGAATATATCCAACATTTGCAAAACAAAACCTTACCCAATGTTTTGCAGGAATATTATGTTCAAAAAGGAGATGTGTTCTTTATTGAAACCGGAACCATTCATGCCATTGGCGGTGGAATTCTTTTAGCAGAAATTCAGCAAACCTCAGACATCACATACCGCGTTTATGATTGGGATCGGGTAGATGATCAAGGAAATGAGCGGGAATTACATGTAGATTTGGCTTTAGAAGCAATTAATTATAAAAATAAAGATCCAAAAATTCAATACCAAAAAAAGGAAAATGAAGCAATTAATTTAGTTGATTGTCCTTTTTTTACAACAAAAATAGTTTCATTGACCTCTTTGTATGAAGTAGCCAAAAATAGTGATTGTTTTTTGGTGTATATTTGTACCGAAGGAAGCGCGCAGTTAACCGCAAACAATGAAACATTTCAGGTACAGCAAGGCACAACCATTTTAGTACCTGCACAGTTAACCAATTTTGCATTCACTGGAAATGCAACCTTATTAGAAGTATTTATTAATGAAATATAA
- a CDS encoding CDP-alcohol phosphatidyltransferase family protein, whose amino-acid sequence MKIPHLLIVFRFLLAPLILVLACKMGNEARLLLVVLMFLGLLSDIFDGIIARKQNITTVKLRRMDSQVDLLFWLSIAYSCYMLQPDIFTTHKIGIISLFVMEAMCYATSFIKFGKETCTHAFLSKIWGLLLFATFVAILGFQHTGWLLNLTIIWGIISQADVILIILILPKWQNDIPSSYHAHLIRKGVPFKKSKLLND is encoded by the coding sequence ATGAAAATTCCACATTTATTAATAGTTTTTCGTTTTCTTTTAGCACCACTAATCTTGGTACTTGCCTGTAAAATGGGTAATGAAGCGCGATTGTTGCTCGTAGTATTGATGTTTTTAGGACTTTTATCGGATATTTTTGATGGAATCATCGCACGAAAACAAAATATAACAACTGTTAAATTACGCCGAATGGACAGCCAAGTAGATTTACTATTTTGGTTATCTATTGCATACAGCTGCTATATGCTGCAACCCGATATTTTCACAACACACAAAATCGGAATTATTTCTCTTTTTGTAATGGAAGCAATGTGTTATGCCACCAGCTTCATAAAATTTGGCAAAGAAACATGTACACATGCTTTTTTATCGAAGATATGGGGATTGTTATTATTTGCAACTTTTGTGGCGATACTCGGTTTTCAACATACTGGTTGGCTGCTAAATCTTACTATTATCTGGGGAATTATCTCGCAAGCAGATGTCATTCTCATTATTTTGATTTTACCAAAATGGCAAAACGATATTCCAAGTAGCTATCATGCACATTTAATCAGAAAAGGTGTTCCGTTTAAAAAAAGTAAGTTACTGAACGACTGA
- a CDS encoding DEAD/DEAH box helicase, producing the protein MNFTEFPLNNNIAEAITDLGYTTATPIQEKAIPVLIDGKDLVGCAQTGTGKTAAFAIPIINHIHRIVGSGKKRKQIRTIVLSPTRELAIQIAENFEALSKYTQIKTYVIYGGVNMQPQINALKEGVDVLVATPGRFLDLYKQNFIKTDAMHQLVIDEADLMLDMGFINDVRKIIKLTPPNRQTLMFSATMPMGVRELADEFLSNAVYVSVDRDSSAGDNITQKIYLVEKEDKKKLLKHVLETQHLKNVLLFTRTKQGADNVVEFLQKEGYKANAIHGDKSQAARLQILEDFKNKQIDVLVATDVASRGIDIQQLPFVINYDIPNIPEIYVHRIGRTGRAGEEGLALSFVGRDEKNYWHDIEKLIRLQVKVVKDNPFPWREANPNAKKDFRNKKTNTASTNKKKPANSSKSRKSDASKKNKKRWY; encoded by the coding sequence ATGAATTTTACAGAATTTCCACTAAATAACAATATTGCCGAAGCTATTACCGATTTAGGATACACCACCGCCACTCCTATCCAAGAAAAAGCCATTCCGGTGTTAATTGATGGAAAAGATTTGGTGGGTTGTGCGCAAACCGGAACCGGAAAAACAGCTGCTTTTGCCATACCTATTATCAATCATATTCATAGAATTGTGGGCTCGGGCAAAAAGCGCAAACAAATCCGCACTATTGTTCTATCGCCCACTCGAGAATTAGCCATACAAATTGCAGAAAATTTTGAAGCATTGAGTAAATACACCCAAATTAAAACTTATGTGATTTATGGCGGTGTAAACATGCAGCCCCAAATTAACGCTCTTAAAGAAGGCGTAGATGTGCTGGTTGCCACACCAGGCAGATTTCTTGACCTCTACAAACAAAATTTTATTAAAACCGACGCTATGCACCAATTGGTTATTGACGAAGCCGATTTAATGCTGGATATGGGTTTTATAAACGATGTGCGAAAAATTATAAAACTAACGCCGCCAAACCGCCAAACGCTCATGTTTTCGGCCACTATGCCAATGGGTGTTCGCGAATTGGCCGATGAATTTTTAAGCAATGCGGTTTATGTTTCGGTGGATCGCGATTCAAGTGCAGGCGACAATATTACACAAAAAATCTATTTGGTTGAAAAAGAAGATAAAAAGAAACTTTTAAAACACGTTCTTGAAACGCAACATTTAAAAAATGTTCTGCTGTTTACACGCACCAAACAAGGCGCCGATAATGTGGTTGAGTTTTTACAAAAAGAGGGATACAAAGCCAATGCCATTCACGGCGATAAATCGCAAGCTGCACGATTGCAGATTTTGGAAGATTTTAAAAACAAACAAATAGATGTTTTAGTGGCTACCGATGTGGCTTCGCGAGGAATCGACATTCAGCAATTACCGTTTGTGATCAATTATGATATTCCAAATATACCCGAAATCTATGTACACCGAATTGGAAGAACAGGTCGTGCAGGCGAAGAAGGTTTGGCACTTTCATTTGTTGGTCGCGATGAAAAAAACTATTGGCACGATATTGAAAAATTAATTCGTTTGCAGGTAAAAGTGGTTAAAGACAATCCTTTTCCGTGGCGCGAAGCCAACCCAAATGCCAAAAAAGATTTTCGCAACAAAAAAACAAACACTGCAAGTACAAACAAAAAGAAGCCAGCTAACAGCTCTAAATCTCGAAAATCAGATGCTTCTAAAAAAAATAAAAAGAGATGGTATTAA
- a CDS encoding M1 family metallopeptidase, which yields MKQTILALSVLFSLNSWSQTTPKVDFTTANASIRFDIAEHMVIGDVTYQFTVNEATDTIKIDAKNMMIQGMKLNGQTPKYHYDKKKIALTQGYTVGENTLTISYKTNPKQALYYVGSGTDLQIWTQGQGKYTSHWLPSFDDYNEKVIFNTKVTFETGYDVISNGVLDGKTVSGKQTTWSYKMNHPMSSYLMMMAIGKFDKKTEKAASGITIENYIRPVDASKYATTYQHTKKMFDFLEKQTGFSYPWQIYRNIPVQDFMYGGMENTTSTIFNSDYVVDNIGVNDRDFVNVNAHEMAHQWFGNVVTAKTNQDHWLQEGFATYYALLAERELYGVDDFYWKLYEMAELITKDAKENKNTAVYSEKATTTTYYQKGAWMLFYLSSQIGEANFNTVVKNYLHKYAFKNASTQDFLNEVVAVAPNFNLDNYKRNWLENKGFNTKEALFLIQNSPKVKSYFEVLALQEKGFEVKKEQLLKLLKDPNTFTNVKREIVFQLHGVPYNDAKEFYQTVMASNDLKVRQALAQIISEIPAEFLDDYTKLLNDESYITREIVLKNLWLQNQAGRAELLDKTATWKGFNDYNLRITWLMFALATENYKNDKKAHWYSELENFAYNKYNSNIRTNAINALWYLNQYDSNTLPHLVNALVHHNSRFQKFGRDAIVRLCEKKEFKDHFIKLIPYLPQDEHEALKKLMDSL from the coding sequence ATGAAACAAACAATACTTGCTTTAAGCGTATTATTTTCTTTAAACAGTTGGTCACAAACAACACCCAAAGTTGATTTTACCACAGCAAATGCTTCCATTCGTTTTGATATTGCCGAACACATGGTTATTGGCGATGTAACCTATCAGTTTACAGTAAACGAAGCTACCGATACCATTAAAATCGATGCAAAAAACATGATGATTCAAGGTATGAAACTAAATGGGCAAACGCCTAAATATCACTACGATAAAAAGAAAATTGCTTTAACACAAGGATATACTGTTGGTGAAAATACGCTTACCATTAGTTACAAAACCAATCCTAAACAAGCCTTGTATTATGTGGGGTCTGGAACAGATTTACAAATATGGACACAAGGTCAGGGAAAATATACCAGCCATTGGCTGCCTAGTTTTGATGATTACAACGAAAAAGTGATTTTTAATACAAAAGTAACCTTCGAAACAGGTTATGATGTAATCAGTAATGGTGTTTTAGATGGAAAAACCGTTAGCGGAAAACAAACCACATGGAGCTATAAAATGAATCATCCAATGAGTTCGTATTTAATGATGATGGCGATTGGAAAATTTGATAAAAAAACAGAAAAAGCAGCATCGGGCATTACCATTGAGAATTATATTCGACCGGTAGATGCATCAAAATACGCAACCACTTATCAGCACACCAAAAAGATGTTCGATTTCTTAGAAAAACAAACCGGTTTTTCTTATCCATGGCAAATTTACCGAAACATTCCGGTGCAAGATTTCATGTACGGCGGAATGGAAAACACTACATCAACCATCTTTAACAGCGATTATGTGGTGGATAATATTGGAGTGAACGATCGTGATTTTGTGAATGTAAATGCTCACGAAATGGCGCATCAGTGGTTTGGAAATGTGGTTACCGCAAAAACCAATCAAGACCATTGGCTGCAAGAAGGTTTTGCTACCTATTATGCACTTTTAGCGGAACGCGAGTTGTATGGAGTGGATGATTTTTATTGGAAACTATACGAAATGGCAGAATTGATTACTAAAGATGCCAAAGAAAATAAAAACACCGCGGTTTACAGTGAAAAAGCTACCACTACCACTTATTACCAAAAAGGGGCGTGGATGTTGTTCTACTTATCCAGCCAGATTGGCGAAGCAAATTTTAATACGGTTGTTAAAAATTATTTGCACAAATATGCTTTTAAAAACGCATCAACACAAGATTTTTTGAATGAAGTAGTGGCAGTTGCACCCAATTTTAATCTGGATAATTACAAACGAAATTGGTTGGAAAACAAAGGGTTCAACACAAAAGAAGCTTTGTTTTTAATTCAAAATTCTCCGAAGGTGAAATCGTATTTTGAAGTTTTAGCGCTGCAAGAAAAAGGGTTTGAAGTAAAAAAAGAACAATTGCTGAAATTACTGAAAGATCCCAATACCTTTACCAATGTAAAACGCGAGATTGTTTTTCAATTGCACGGAGTTCCTTATAATGATGCAAAAGAATTCTATCAAACCGTAATGGCATCCAACGATTTAAAAGTTCGACAAGCATTGGCACAAATTATTAGCGAAATTCCAGCAGAATTTTTAGACGATTACACCAAATTATTAAACGATGAATCTTATATAACTCGAGAAATTGTTTTAAAAAATTTATGGTTACAAAACCAAGCCGGCAGGGCTGAATTATTAGACAAAACGGCCACATGGAAAGGTTTTAACGATTATAATTTACGCATTACATGGCTTATGTTTGCACTAGCAACCGAAAATTACAAAAATGATAAAAAAGCTCATTGGTATTCAGAATTAGAGAATTTTGCCTACAATAAATACAACAGCAATATTCGCACAAACGCTATAAATGCCTTGTGGTATTTGAATCAGTACGACAGTAACACATTGCCGCATTTAGTAAACGCATTGGTACATCACAACAGTCGTTTTCAAAAATTTGGTAGAGATGCCATTGTTCGCTTGTGTGAAAAGAAAGAGTTTAAAGACCACTTTATAAAATTAATTCCATATTTGCCACAAGACGAACACGAGGCACTAAAAAAATTAATGGATAGTTTGTAG